In Gammaproteobacteria bacterium, the sequence CGCGGAACCCTTCAATCACCGCCACCAACGGATTCATCGAATACAGCCAGCGATAGTCATCCGGAATCGCCGACGCGGTATAGAGAATCGGCGCCGTGTAGATCAGCATGCGAATCACGAACGGCATGGCAAACTTTACGTCGCGGAAGCGGATCGCCAGCGACGACAGCCACATACCAATGCCGGCCGGCACCATCATCATGAGCACGAGAAAAAACGGCAGATATAACAATTGCCAGGTTGGCGCCACCCGGTAATAGACCATGGCAATCGCGATCAATAGCAGCGCGATCGAAAAGTCGACCAGCTTGGCAATAATCGGCGTCAACGGAAAAAAGATTCTCGGGAAATAAACCTTACCGAGCATATGTTGTTCCGCCACCAAGCTTTGACTGGATTGCGTCATAGTTTCTGACATATAGGTCCACGGAACGATCGCCAGTGTGGCAAAAAGTACGTAGGGGATACCGTCGGTGTCGATGTGTGCAACTCTGCCGAAAATCACCGTGAACAGCGCGATCTGGATCAACGGATTCAAGATGGCCCACAAAAAGCCGAGAATCGTTTGCGCATACAACACTTTGATATCGCGCAATACCAAGAAATAGAACAAATCGACGTAGGCAGCGATCTCTTTGAAATCGATCCCTTCCAACCGGGCCGGTGGGCGAATGATCGTTACCGTGTCCTTGCTATAAGTTGTCATTCCACATCCTTAAATTTACAAACATTCGTCGGGCGCTACGTAAGATCGACATCGATTTGAAAAATCCGTCTCTCGCAAAGAGACCAAACTCCATCGAGACGATCGCGCCGTCGGTTTTCATATTGTTAGAATTTTTAGGCCGCCGATGCACGCTGCCATTCGAGCTGCTGATTCAACGCACCTTGCTCAATCAATCCCGATAACACTTTCAACCGAATCAGCGGCGAGCCGCGGAAATCGATGTCTTGAAAACGCATCGCCGCTAGGCCATCTTTCAATTCATGGATGGCAGCCGCCAGATCCACCTGCGGTTGATAGCGCGGTGCTAATTTCCGATATAAACCGAAGTTGACTTGATACGAGCGTTTGTCGGGCGCCGCATTTTTATTGAGCGAAACTCGTGTGCCCGGGATGGCCTTCGCTACTGCTTCAGCAAGCTGGGATACTTGATAATTCCATTCGTCGCTGCCGGCATTGACGGCAAGGAAAGCACCGCCGTTAGTGGCATCGCGGCTGATCGCCCAATCAATCGCCCGCGCCATATCACTCACATGAATCAACGGCCGCCACGGCGTACCGTCGCTCAATATATTGACTTCTTTACCGGCAAAGGCCCCGGCCACAAAGTCGTTCAATACTAAATCGAGCCGTAACCGATGGCTCATGCCGCACGCGGTCGCAAACCGCAGCGACGTAACGATAAAGCTGCTATCGGCCAATTCGCGAATGCCTTGCTCGGTTCCGGCCTTGGAACGCGCATAGGCAGTCAGTGGGTTCAACGCATCGCCTTCACTGCGCGGCCCACCGGCAGCGGCGCCGTACATACT encodes:
- a CDS encoding ABC transporter permease; its protein translation is MTTYSKDTVTIIRPPARLEGIDFKEIAAYVDLFYFLVLRDIKVLYAQTILGFLWAILNPLIQIALFTVIFGRVAHIDTDGIPYVLFATLAIVPWTYMSETMTQSSQSLVAEQHMLGKVYFPRIFFPLTPIIAKLVDFSIALLLIAIAMVYYRVAPTWQLLYLPFFLVLMMMVPAGIGMWLSSLAIRFRDVKFAMPFVIRMLIYTAPILYTASAIPDDYRWLYSMNPLVAVIEGFRASLLGLEMPWKFIFPGVITSVVIFLSGTLYFRKMERIIADVI
- a CDS encoding SDR family oxidoreductase, with the translated sequence MKILITGNMGYVGPCLIDRLRGSYPGARLIGFDMGYFAHCLTGAVCLPEHGLDAQYFGDVRKLPLELFADVYAVVHLAAISNDPMGNTFEEVTSAINQTGSVRLATLAKQAGVRRFVFASSCSMYGAAAGGPRSEGDALNPLTAYARSKAGTEQGIRELADSSFIVTSLRFATACGMSHRLRLDLVLNDFVAGAFAGKEVNILSDGTPWRPLIHVSDMARAIDWAISRDATNGGAFLAVNAGSDEWNYQVSQLAEAVAKAIPGTRVSLNKNAAPDKRSYQVNFGLYRKLAPRYQPQVDLAAAIHELKDGLAAMRFQDIDFRGSPLIRLKVLSGLIEQGALNQQLEWQRASAA